The bacterium genome contains the following window.
TCCGGTCGACGACGACCATCACCGTCGGATTCTTGAGTGCCGGATGTAGCCGAAGCTTGCGGGCTGCAAAGAGCATGAGCAGCGACTTGCCTGAGCCCTGGAAGTGCCAGATCAGACCCTTCTTCGGGTGGCCGGCCACCACGCGTTCGACGAGCTTGTTCGCGCCCTCGTACTGCTGATAGCGGGCGATGATCTTGATGCGCTGCTTGCCCTTGTGCGTCGCGTATGAGGTGAAGTTCGCCAGCAGGTCGAGAATGACCTGCGGCCGGAGCATCGAGGTGACCGCCTTCTCGACCTGCTCCATCGAGGGCAGGACATCGCCGTCCTCGAGCCGCCACGGGCCCCAGAACTCGACGGGCATGCGGATCGAACCGTAGCGGTACTCCTTGCCCTCAGTGGCGATGGAGAAGGCGTTCGGTACGAAGAGCTCGGGCACGTTGCGCTCGTAGTCGTCGTGCACCTGCAGCGCCCCGTCGAGCCAGCTCTGGCTGGAGCGGACAGGGGTCTTCGCCTCGATGAGCACCAGCGGCATACCGTTGATGAGCAGGACGAGGTCGGCCCGCTTCTCGGTCTTGCCGGCGCGGAAGGTGTACTGCTGGGTAACGACGTACTGGTTCTGCTCGATGTCGTAGAAGTCGATGAGCTTGATGGTGACGTGCTCGCCGTTCTCGCCGAAGGGCATCGACTTCTCGCCAGTGAGCCAGGCGGCGAACTCCTCGTTGGCCTTGACCAGCCCGTCGCTGCGGACGCCCATGATGATCGCCCGCAACCGGTACAGCACGTCGTCGACGCGATCGGGCTGGGCGGCGATGGTGGGGTTCAGGCGGATGAGGGCCTCGCCGAGACAGTCCTCGGCGAGAGCTTCGTGGGGCTGGCGAGGGAGATTCTGGTGGGAGAGGTAGTGCCAGCCGAGGCCGGGGATCTGGCCGGTGTGCCGAGCAAGGCCGGGGCCGACGGCGGTGTGATGGGTGATGCCGCCGCAGAGCAGGTCGCGGACGAAGGCTTCGACGGTGTTTGCTTCGTTGAAGGTCATTGGGTACGTGCCCCCCCCCGACGTCAGCTGATTGACCAACATCGCGTTCTTCTCCGCAGCTATGCGACTCCTGTTTGCGGCGGCTTGCAGACTAGATTCCAATCTCGTCCAAATGCGGTGTGCGGTTTTCAGAGATTGCGAGTCTGCCTTCGGGAGCCTTAGTCGCCTGATGTCCCCCAGATTGATCCGCCCGAACGTGCTCCCCGCGGCATAGCGCAAGATCTGCCTTTGCACGAAGGTCGATTTGAGCATCAAATAGATGTAGCTCGACGTGTACAGCGCCGGCTGTAGCAGCACCGTATCTTGGCCGAGAGCAAATCTAGTATCGGTCGTGACATACGAAGCGATACCGAAGGACTGATTCCGGCTCAGTACTAGGTCGCCCTCCTGTACGGCGACATGATCCATAAAGCTCGGATACTCGGTGGCGGCGATCCGCTTGCACGATTCCAGCTCGATTTCGCCCCATCGGATGTCGCCTGGAGCAACCATTGGTACTCCGGCATCGACGAGTTCTGGCGTTCGATGTTTGCAATCTGTTATTTGAGCAGCATCGTCCAAGGCAATCGTCGTCTGATGCGGCGCACTGCCGAAGCGGCAATGCTTGGGCGAGTCGGCAACCGATTGCTCAACAAGTCGATCGATGGTCGATTGAGAGGTTTTCTCGAGCACCCTGCTCACGTCTGCCAGTCGTTCGACGTAGTGTCTGCTCGCCTGCAGCACCTTCGCAATCTGCTGTTGGGTCTCCACCAGTGGCAGCACGAACTCTTCTTTCGCGAGGTCTCTCCAGTTGATGGTCGGCGAAAGCCCGCCAACCGAGATCTTCACCGCACGGTCCATGAAGTCGTCGCTCTGCATGAAGAACGGTAGGAACTCGTCCAGGACGACGTCCGCCTTAGGGCGCAGAACCATCGCGTGTGCGGAGCAAATCCCATCAAAGTCGGCTACAGCGAGCTTTCGTTGATAGGCACGCCGCTTCCCAAAGATGATGTCGCCAGACTTGAAGATGATCTTGCTGGACTCAACATCGCTTGTTTCGCCCCAGCGCCGAATCTTCAGTGACTCGGGATCAATGTGCTCAAGCCCGACATACCGATCCACGTTCGCCTCAGCGGGCTTGACCTTGTCTTTGACCTGCACGGCCATCTGGTCGAAGCGGAGTGCCTGGGTTTGCTTGAGCGCCTCAGGCATCGTTCGCCTCCTCCGCTATGACACCATCGAGCATCTCCACGAGGGAATTCATTTCGGTCCAAAAGACACTGCCATCGTCTTCAAGGGACAGCCAAGCGGCGGGCAGATCCCGTGATCCTCCCTCATCGCCATCTGAGGCGACCTTCTCAACATA
Protein-coding sequences here:
- a CDS encoding HsdR family type I site-specific deoxyribonuclease, with protein sequence MPEALKQTQALRFDQMAVQVKDKVKPAEANVDRYVGLEHIDPESLKIRRWGETSDVESSKIIFKSGDIIFGKRRAYQRKLAVADFDGICSAHAMVLRPKADVVLDEFLPFFMQSDDFMDRAVKISVGGLSPTINWRDLAKEEFVLPLVETQQQIAKVLQASRHYVERLADVSRVLEKTSQSTIDRLVEQSVADSPKHCRFGSAPHQTTIALDDAAQITDCKHRTPELVDAGVPMVAPGDIRWGEIELESCKRIAATEYPSFMDHVAVQEGDLVLSRNQSFGIASYVTTDTRFALGQDTVLLQPALYTSSYIYLMLKSTFVQRQILRYAAGSTFGRINLGDIRRLRLPKADSQSLKTAHRIWTRLESSLQAAANRSRIAAEKNAMLVNQLTSGGGTYPMTFNEANTVEAFVRDLLCGGITHHTAVGPGLARHTGQIPGLGWHYLSHQNLPRQPHEALAEDCLGEALIRLNPTIAAQPDRVDDVLYRLRAIIMGVRSDGLVKANEEFAAWLTGEKSMPFGENGEHVTIKLIDFYDIEQNQYVVTQQYTFRAGKTEKRADLVLLINGMPLVLIEAKTPVRSSQSWLDGALQVHDDYERNVPELFVPNAFSIATEGKEYRYGSIRMPVEFWGPWRLEDGDVLPSMEQVEKAVTSMLRPQVILDLLANFTSYATHKGKQRIKIIARYQQYEGANKLVERVVAGHPKKGLIWHFQGSGKSLLMLFAARKLRLHPALKNPTVMVVVDRIDLDSQISSTFYAADAPNLVKAESRKDLQELLGKDVRKIIITTIHKFGEADGVLNERDNIIVLVDEAHRTQEGDLGRKMRDSLPNAFLFGLTGTPINRADKNTFYAFGAEEDANGYMSRYGFEDSIRDGATKELHFEPRLVDLHVDQAQIDEEFRTLTTDLSDEERDQLSKKAAKMAVLLKSPARVQVVCADIAQHFQEKVAPNRVLKNPVLHSFKW